Below is a genomic region from Fusobacterium nucleatum.
CTCTTACCAATATATCTTTCAGAAGCCAATACAATTTCTCTTTCCATAAATTCTAATGCTTGAGGTTGTAAATGGTTCATAAAAAATTTAGGTACTGTTGCTATACATTCATCTAAATTTTCATAAGGTATGATTAAGCTAATAGTTTCTTTTGGAGCAGGAATTAATTTTAAAGTTAATTCTGTTATAACTCCCAATGTTCCTTCTGAACCTATCATCAAGTTTAATAAACTGTATCCTGTACTAGTTTTTGAAACTGTCGCTCCTAATTTTATAATTTCACCAGTTGGAAGAACAACAGTCATAGCTCTAACATAATCCCTAGTAGTTCCATATTTTACTGCTCTCATTCCACCAGCATTTGTTGAAACATTTCCACCAAGTGTTGCAAATTTTTCCCCTGGATCAGGAGGATATAACAATCCTTGTTTCAATGCATCTTCTGCTAAATCATTTAATAAAACTCCTGGCTCCACTTTAACAACAAAATTTTCATAATCATATCCTAAAATTTTGTTCATCTTTGTCATATTTAACATTACTCCACCAGTTACTGCCACAGATGCTCCTGTTAATCCTGTTCCTGCCCCTCTTGGAGTAACTGGGATATTATTTTCATAACATAATTTCATAATTTCTGAAATTGCCTCTGTTGTTGTTACATCTATAACAACTTCTGGTTCTCCTTCACCATAAATAGGCATCTCATCATGAAAAAAATCTTTGTTTATCTCATCTTTAGTATAAACCTTTCCTGGAACAATTTTTTTAAATTTTTCCACTAACTCTTCACTTACTTTGTTGTAAATATGATTTCCCATTTTTTCCTCCTTTAGCAAGTTTAATTTTTACGACTAGCTTATAAAATGTTATGAATATTGAATAATAAAAAATACTCATCAAATAATATTAATATAATATTCATATACTCTTATTAATATTAATTTAACATATTTTTTAACTATTTTCAAACTTTTTTTATATTTATTTATATATTTTTCTAATTTAGTACATTTTATTTTATTTATAGTTATTGTACTTTTTTCTAAAATAAAAATTTCTAAAATAAAATTATAGTATTGATAGAAAATTTTTCTATCAATACTATATTTAAGAAATAATAAAAATTTTTATTCATAATCCATACTAATTTTCAATTCACTATTTTTATAAGAATACTCACTAATCTTTCTTGTTTTCAATTTATCAGGTAAGTGAAAACGCCTTGTTTCATTTAATAATGAAATTATAATATCATATTTTTCCTTTATAACAGAGATATTTTCTTCTTTTGCAAAAGGTAGATGAATGGTAAGTATACGAGTTCCATTGACTTCCTCTATTTTAAAAGACTCTGTTTGGCAGAAAATTTCTGCAGGGTTAATATTTTTATAAAGAATCTTTGCTATTTTTTCAAGAGCTTCTTTTCCATGAATTTCTCCACTCTGTAATTCTAACTTAAAAAGTTTTTGCTCAGAAAAACTTTCTTCTGCAAGATAAATACTATCTTTTTGTATATTCTTCCAGTCCTCAAAATATCCTTCCATAGCTTCTTTTGGATATAGTTTATTCATATAGACAGCATCTACATTAAAATCGTAAAGTTGCAACCAAGTATAATTTCGGCGTGCTTCTTCTAAGACAATCTGCTCAGGAGTTGTAACTATTCTAATACTAGTGCTATCTCGTTTATGAAAAATCTCATAAAGTTTTGTTAATCTTTTTACTAAATTTTTAAATTCTTCAAAAACAATATCTCTTGGCTTAGGAACAGAAGTTTTTTTTGAGACAAAAGAACCAAAAATAGAATTTATACTTTGTACCATTGGTAAGATAGTATCTGCCAATATATTTAACTTTTCAGAATATGTTAGCATTGAAAGAGATTGCCCAGTTGGTGCACAATCCACAACCATAACATCGTATTCATTTGCTTCATAAATATCTAAAATTTTAAGTAAAGAAAATATTTCTTCCAATCCTGGAAATAATAATGCTTCATCTATTTCTATTCCATCGTTTGCCTTTGCAGAAATAATTTGCTTTAAATAATCTTGTAAATTTCTCCACACTTTTTGACTTTCTTCTATGGTATCAATTTCTACTACATCTAAATTTTGAAATACTTGACAAATTTTACCATTTAATTTTTTATCTAAAACATCTCCTAAACTATGAGCTTGATCTGTACTCATAAGTATAACTTTTTCCCC
It encodes:
- a CDS encoding FAD-binding oxidoreductase; translated protein: MGNHIYNKVSEELVEKFKKIVPGKVYTKDEINKDFFHDEMPIYGEGEPEVVIDVTTTEAISEIMKLCYENNIPVTPRGAGTGLTGASVAVTGGVMLNMTKMNKILGYDYENFVVKVEPGVLLNDLAEDALKQGLLYPPDPGEKFATLGGNVSTNAGGMRAVKYGTTRDYVRAMTVVLPTGEIIKLGATVSKTSTGYSLLNLMIGSEGTLGVITELTLKLIPAPKETISLIIPYENLDECIATVPKFFMNHLQPQALEFMEREIVLASERYIGKSVFPQKLDGVDIGAYLLVTFDGNDMEALEEITERASEVVLEAGALDVLVADTPAKKKDAWAARSSFLEAIEAETKLLDECDVVVPVNQIAPYLHYVNEVGKKYDFAVKSFGHAGDGNLHIYACSNDMEIGEFKRQVEEFLIDIYKKASELGGLISGEHGIGYGKMQFLADFSGEVNMRLMRGIKEVFDPKMILNPNKVCYKA
- a CDS encoding ArsA family ATPase; the encoded protein is MRILIYTGKGGVGKTSIAAATALFLANSGEKVILMSTDQAHSLGDVLDKKLNGKICQVFQNLDVVEIDTIEESQKVWRNLQDYLKQIISAKANDGIEIDEALLFPGLEEIFSLLKILDIYEANEYDVMVVDCAPTGQSLSMLTYSEKLNILADTILPMVQSINSIFGSFVSKKTSVPKPRDIVFEEFKNLVKRLTKLYEIFHKRDSTSIRIVTTPEQIVLEEARRNYTWLQLYDFNVDAVYMNKLYPKEAMEGYFEDWKNIQKDSIYLAEESFSEQKLFKLELQSGEIHGKEALEKIAKILYKNINPAEIFCQTESFKIEEVNGTRILTIHLPFAKEENISVIKEKYDIIISLLNETRRFHLPDKLKTRKISEYSYKNSELKISMDYE